The nucleotide window TTCATTTCCAAGGCCGACGACGAGAACGCTATCGTTGTCTTTGAGCTGCAGCATGTCCGCGATTTCGGCGCCCAACGTTTCGGCCCCCAGATTAAAAGCGTTGTCTTCCCTTTTAATCAGCTTATCAATTTCCATTGTCACATATTTTCCGATAGGTTTACTTAAGGCCTGCGCGCCCGCGTCATCAATTATTTCGACCGTCGTGACCTTAAACCCGTTGACCTCTTTATCGCGCGACTTAACGCCGGAAAGCGTCGTCTGTTTGTCGGCGCTTTCCTTCCAGAGATCTCTGGCTTCAACAGCCAGATCTGTCCGCTTCATTTGCATTGCGATAGCTCCTTCCCGTCTTTGCGCTTATTCTGCACAAAAAGATGACGCCTATGCGAAATTATTTGAAAGACATCTTGCATTTAAATTAACCTTATGTTAGAATAACAAACTGCACAGTCAAATGCAGACAGTGACTATATAGGAGGAGGTGGCCAGAGAATATGCCGAATATCAAATCCGCTGAAAAAAGAGTTCTCGTTGCTAAAGTGCGCAACTTAAGAAACAAGGCGGCCAAGTCAGAATTGAAGACAAACCTGAAGAAATTTGACGCGGCGGTGGCCGAGGGAAACCGGGAAGCAGCCGAAAGCGCCTATAAAGTTGCTGTCAAAACA belongs to Oscillospiraceae bacterium CM and includes:
- the rpsT gene encoding 30S ribosomal protein S20, giving the protein MPNIKSAEKRVLVAKVRNLRNKAAKSELKTNLKKFDAAVAEGNREAAESAYKVAVKTVDTAASKGLIHKNNAAHKKSGMTLKLNGLAQ